A DNA window from Brassica napus cultivar Da-Ae chromosome C1, Da-Ae, whole genome shotgun sequence contains the following coding sequences:
- the LOC106402214 gene encoding beta-galactosidase 12 isoform X3 gives MVTYDHKAVIINGQRRILLSGSIHYPRSTPEMWPDLIQKAKDGGLDVIQTYVFWNGHEPSPGQYYFEDRYDLVKFVKLVQQAGLYVHLRIGPYVCAEWNFGGFPVWLKYVPGMAFRTDNEPFKAAMQKFTEKIVGMMKEEKLFETQGGPIILSQIENEYGPIEWEIGAPGKAYTKWAAQMAEGLSTGVPWIMCKQDDAPDSIINTCNGYYCENFKPNSDNKPKMWTENWTGWFSEFGGAVPYRPAEDIAFSVARFIQNGGSFINYYMYHGGTNFDRTAGEFMATSYDYDAPLDEYGLPREPKYSHLTKLHKVIKLCEPALVSVDPTVTSLGDKQEAHVFKSKSSCAAFLSNYNTSSAARVSFGGATYDLPPWSVSILPNCKTEYYNTAKVQVRTPSIQMKMVPTNTQLSWGSYSEEIPSPNYNGTFAKDGLVEQISITRDKTDYFWYLTDITISADEKFLKTGEDPLLTIGSAGHALSVFVNGQFVGTAYGSLEKPKLTFSQKIKLAAGVNKLALLSIAVGLPNVGLHYETRNTGVLGPVTLEGVNSGTWDMSKWKWSYKIGTKGEALSIHTVTGSSTVEWKEGTLVAKKQPLTWYKSTFDTPAGNEPLALDMNTMGKGQVWINGQNIGRHWPAYKARGKCDRCSYAGTFNEKKCLSNCGEASQRWYHVPRSWLKPSANLIVVLEEWGGDPNGISLVRRTSKKIASESIFSG, from the exons ATGGTCACTTACGATCATAAAGCCGTGATCATCAATGGTCAGAGAAGGATCCTTCTATCTGGCTCCATTCACTACCCAAGAAGCACACCTGAG ATGTGGCCTGATCTTATACAGAAGGCCAAAGATGGAGGCTTGGATGTGATACAGACTTACGTTTTCTGGAATGGGCATGAACCTTCTCCTGGACAA TACTATTTTGAGGACAGATATGATCTGGTTAAGTTCGTTAAGCTGGTACAACAAGCTGGTCTGTATGTTCATCTCAGAATTGGTCCTTACGTTTGTGCCGAATGGAACTTTGG AGGGTTTCCTGTTTGGCTCAAATATGTTCCCGGTATGGCATTTAGGACTGACAATGAACCTTTCAAG GCTGCAATGCAAAAATTCActgagaagattgtggggatgatgaaagaagaaaaattgtTTGAGACCCAAGGAGGACCCATCATTCTGTCACAG ATAGAGAATGAGTATGGACCAATAGAGTGGGAGATAGGAGCACCAGGAAAGGCATACACAAAATGGGCAGCTCAAATGGCAGAAGGACTCTCCACAGGTGTCCCATGGATTATGTGCAAGCAAGATGATGCTCCTGACTCCATt ATAAATACATGCAATGGGTATTATTGTGAGAATTTCAAACCAAATTCAGACAACAAGCCGAAGATGTGGACAGAAAACTGGACTGGTTG gtTCTCGGAGTTTGGAGGTGCGGTACCATACAGACCAGCCGAAGACATTGCCTTCTCTGTGGCTCGCTTCATACAGAACGGTGGCTCCTTCATCAATTACTATATG TACCACGGAGGAACGAACTTCGACAGAACAGCCGGTGAGTTCATGGCTACTAGCTATGACTACGACGCTCCGCTCGATGAATACG GGTTACCGAGAGAACCTAAGTATAGTCACTTGACGAAGTTACATAAGGTCATCAAGCTCTGTGAGCCAGCATTGGTCTCTGTTGATCCTACAGTCACATCCCTCGGCGATAAACAAGaa gcTCATGTGTTCAAATCCAAGTCATCTTGCGCTGCTTTCCTCTCAAACTACAACACTAGTTCTGCTGCAAGAGTCTCCTTCGGGGGAGCTACATATGATCTACCTCCTTGGTCTGTCAGTATTCTGCCTAACTGCAAAACCGAGTATTACAACACTGCAAAG GTACAGGTCCGTACACCAAGCATACAGATGAAGATGGTTCCCACAAACACACAATTATCTTGGGGATCATACAGCGAAGAGATTCCTTCTCCAAATTATAATGGTACATTTGCCAAAGATGGACTTGTGGAACAGATAAGCATCACCAGAGACAAGACTGACTATTTTTGGTATCTGACAGA CATTACAATCAGTGCTGATGAGAAGTTCTTGAAGACTGGTGAAGACCCTCTTCTTACTATTGGGTCAGCTGGGCATGCTCTTAGTGTATTCGTTAATGGCCAGTTTGTAG GAACTGCTTATGGATCACTGGAGAAACCAAAGCTAACATTTAGTCAGAAGATCAAATTAGCTGCAGGAGTCAACAAACTTGCACTGTTGAGTATAGCAGTTGGTCTCCCG AACGTTGGCTTGCATTATGAGACTAGGAATACTGGGGTTCTTGGGCCAGTCACACTGGAGGGAGTTAACTCCGGAACATGGGACATGTCTAAATGGAAATGGTCCTACAAG ATTGGTACTAAGGGTGAAGCTCTGAGCATTCATACAGTAACCGGGAGTTCCACCGTGGAATGGAAAGAAGGAACATTAGTAGCCAAGAAACAACCTTTGACCTGGTACAAG TCTACTTTTGACACACCAGCAGGCAATGAACCATTGGCATTGGACATGAACACAATGGGGAAAGGCCAAGTTTGGATAAATGGTCAGAACATCGGACGCCACTGGCCTGCATATAAAGCTCGTGGGAAATGCGACCGCTGCAGCTATGCTGGAACTTTCAACGAGAAGAAATGTTTGAGTAACTGTGGAGAAGCTTCTCAAAGATG GTACCACGTGCCTCGTTCTTGGCTAAAGCCGTCAGCGAACCTTATAGTTGTACTTGAGGAGTGGGGTGGTGACCCCAATGGGATCTCTCTTGTACGAAGAACATCCAAGAAAATAGCTTCTGAGTCCATCTTTTCAGGGTAA
- the LOC106402315 gene encoding putative GATA transcription factor 22, with amino-acid sequence MGSSFHYTIDLNEDQIDQPFFSHLGSSLHHNQHHHDDDHLAPSNLSSSSSSLTPSSLSHLSFFINSHQDQIHVGYNNNTFQGFLDPHLSQSLETKKFVSNSGSPSSDQVVPKKEARLKLTKRKKDNHHDHEQVKLMKRKTMITTTENNKQHVNNDQSMNKRNFEGDDHDHLKKISANQYNIVNETGYNGSNNGVIRICSDCNTTKTPLWRSGPRGPKSLCNACGIRQRKARQAAMAAAAATTNSEYLSPPLLKKKMQSKYKRSNEVSNLYSSLASKVKKCKSMSTSVEEAISVMERTAAETQGKSTMSRSSSTSSSSNKFYYDDLAMILSKSSAYQQVFPQDEKDAAILLMALSYGMVHG; translated from the exons ATGGGTTCGAGTTTTCATTACACTATAGATCTCAATGAAGATCAAATCGACCAACCTTTTTTCTCTCATCTTGGATCCTCTCTTCATCATAACCAGCATCATCATGATGATGATCATTTAGCTCCTTCtaatctctcttcttcatcatcttctttgacTCCATCATCTCTTTCCCACCTCTCTTTCTTTATCAATTCTCACCAAGATCAAATACATGTTGGGTACAACAACAACACTTTTCAAGGTTTTCTTGATCCCCATCTCTCCCAATCACTTGAG ACCAAGAAGTTTGTATCTAATAGTGGATCACCATCAAGCGATCAAGTGGTGCCAAAGAAGGAGGCACGACTAAAATTGACGAAACGGAAGAAAGACAATCATCATGATCATGAACAGGTGAAATTGATGAAGAGGAAGACGATGATCACCACCACTGAGAACAACAAACAACACGTTAATAACGACCAATCCATGAACAAAAGAAATTTCGAAGGAGATGACCATGATCATCTCAAGAAAATCTCGGCAAATCAGTACAATATAGTCAACGAGACTGGTTATAACGGAAGCAACAATGGCGTGATTAGGATCTGTTCCGATTGTAACACGACCAAGACTCCTCTTTGGAGAAGTGGTCCGAGAGGTCCCAAG TCTCTATGTAATGCGTGTGGGATAAGGCAAAGGAAGGCGAGGCAGGCTGCTATGGCAGCTGCAGCCGCAACCACAAACTCTGAGTACTTGTCACCACCCCTCCTGAAAAAGAAGATGCAAAGCAAGTACAAAAGATCAAATGAAGTTAGCAACCTCTATTCTTCTTTGGCTTCAAAGGTAAAGAAATGTAAGAGCATGAGTACATCGGTGGAGGAGGCAATATCGGTGATGGAGCGCACAGCAGCCGAGACTCAAGGCAAGTCCACTATGTCGAGATCTTCCTCGACATCTTCCTCTTCAAACAAGTTTTATTATGATGATCTAGCGATGATCTTGAGCAAAAGCTCAGCTTATCAGCAAGTTTTCCCTCAAGATGAGAAGGATGCTGCCATTTTACTAATGGCTTTATCGTACGGAATGGTTCACGGGTGA
- the LOC106401924 gene encoding thioredoxin-like 2-1, chloroplastic, which produces MSPPTSFRSLYASSSTRTPISPQIRIIPLLNSCKRPYGLSFSTSSSLPSSSSNLFFSSSRKQSLSIKVQALAAETEQPKWWEKKAGPNMIDITSTEQFLNALKDAGDRLVIVDFYGTWCGSCRAMFPKLCKTAEEHPEILFLKINFDENKSLCKSLNVKVLPYFHLYRGSDGQVDSFSCSLAKFKKLRDAIERHNVGISSDHSSSVSEQIEDSTSSL; this is translated from the exons ATGTCTCCTCCGACATCTTTTCGATCGCTTTACGCTTCCTCATCTACTCGTACTCCGATATCTCCACAAATCCGAATCATACCCTTACTGAACTCATGCAAAAGACCCTACGGTCTATCATTCTCAACCTCGTCCTCTCTTCCTTCGTCTTCTTCAAATCTATTTTTCTCATCATCAAGGAAGCAGTCTCTCTCTATAAAG GTACAAGCTTTAGCTGCTGAAACAGAACAGCCAAAATGGTGGGAGAAGAAAGCAGGACCGAACATGATCGACATCACCTCAACCGAACAGTTTCTGAACGCTTTGAAAGATGCGGGAGATAGATTAGTTATCGTCGATTTTTATGGAACTTGGTGTGGCTCTTGCCGAGCAATGTTCCCAAAG ctatGCAAAACAGCGGAAGAACACCCTGAGATCTTGTTCCTTAAAATAAACTTTGACGAGAACAAGTCACTCTGCAAAAGCTTGAACGTCAAGGTGTTACCATACTTCCACTTATACCGCGGCTCGGATGGCCAAGTCGATtctttctcctgctctcttgCCAAG TTCAAGAAACTCAGAGATGCTATAGAGAGACATAATGTAGGAATTAGCAGTGACCACTCTTCTTCGGTTTCTGAGCAAATTGAAGATTCAACTTCAAGCCTATAA
- the LOC106402214 gene encoding beta-galactosidase 12 isoform X1, with amino-acid sequence MGLNFGNKAWVFLGIICCSLLICSVKAMVTYDHKAVIINGQRRILLSGSIHYPRSTPEMWPDLIQKAKDGGLDVIQTYVFWNGHEPSPGQYYFEDRYDLVKFVKLVQQAGLYVHLRIGPYVCAEWNFGGFPVWLKYVPGMAFRTDNEPFKAAMQKFTEKIVGMMKEEKLFETQGGPIILSQIENEYGPIEWEIGAPGKAYTKWAAQMAEGLSTGVPWIMCKQDDAPDSIINTCNGYYCENFKPNSDNKPKMWTENWTGWFSEFGGAVPYRPAEDIAFSVARFIQNGGSFINYYMYHGGTNFDRTAGEFMATSYDYDAPLDEYGLPREPKYSHLTKLHKVIKLCEPALVSVDPTVTSLGDKQEAHVFKSKSSCAAFLSNYNTSSAARVSFGGATYDLPPWSVSILPNCKTEYYNTAKVQVRTPSIQMKMVPTNTQLSWGSYSEEIPSPNYNGTFAKDGLVEQISITRDKTDYFWYLTDITISADEKFLKTGEDPLLTIGSAGHALSVFVNGQFVGTAYGSLEKPKLTFSQKIKLAAGVNKLALLSIAVGLPNVGLHYETRNTGVLGPVTLEGVNSGTWDMSKWKWSYKIGTKGEALSIHTVTGSSTVEWKEGTLVAKKQPLTWYKSTFDTPAGNEPLALDMNTMGKGQVWINGQNIGRHWPAYKARGKCDRCSYAGTFNEKKCLSNCGEASQRWYHVPRSWLKPSANLIVVLEEWGGDPNGISLVRRTSKKIASESIFSG; translated from the exons ATGGGGTTGAATTTTGGGAATAAGGCTTGGGTTTTTCTGGGTATTATTTGTTGTTCATTGTTGATTTGTTCAGTTAAAGCAATGGTCACTTACGATCATAAAGCCGTGATCATCAATGGTCAGAGAAGGATCCTTCTATCTGGCTCCATTCACTACCCAAGAAGCACACCTGAG ATGTGGCCTGATCTTATACAGAAGGCCAAAGATGGAGGCTTGGATGTGATACAGACTTACGTTTTCTGGAATGGGCATGAACCTTCTCCTGGACAA TACTATTTTGAGGACAGATATGATCTGGTTAAGTTCGTTAAGCTGGTACAACAAGCTGGTCTGTATGTTCATCTCAGAATTGGTCCTTACGTTTGTGCCGAATGGAACTTTGG AGGGTTTCCTGTTTGGCTCAAATATGTTCCCGGTATGGCATTTAGGACTGACAATGAACCTTTCAAG GCTGCAATGCAAAAATTCActgagaagattgtggggatgatgaaagaagaaaaattgtTTGAGACCCAAGGAGGACCCATCATTCTGTCACAG ATAGAGAATGAGTATGGACCAATAGAGTGGGAGATAGGAGCACCAGGAAAGGCATACACAAAATGGGCAGCTCAAATGGCAGAAGGACTCTCCACAGGTGTCCCATGGATTATGTGCAAGCAAGATGATGCTCCTGACTCCATt ATAAATACATGCAATGGGTATTATTGTGAGAATTTCAAACCAAATTCAGACAACAAGCCGAAGATGTGGACAGAAAACTGGACTGGTTG gtTCTCGGAGTTTGGAGGTGCGGTACCATACAGACCAGCCGAAGACATTGCCTTCTCTGTGGCTCGCTTCATACAGAACGGTGGCTCCTTCATCAATTACTATATG TACCACGGAGGAACGAACTTCGACAGAACAGCCGGTGAGTTCATGGCTACTAGCTATGACTACGACGCTCCGCTCGATGAATACG GGTTACCGAGAGAACCTAAGTATAGTCACTTGACGAAGTTACATAAGGTCATCAAGCTCTGTGAGCCAGCATTGGTCTCTGTTGATCCTACAGTCACATCCCTCGGCGATAAACAAGaa gcTCATGTGTTCAAATCCAAGTCATCTTGCGCTGCTTTCCTCTCAAACTACAACACTAGTTCTGCTGCAAGAGTCTCCTTCGGGGGAGCTACATATGATCTACCTCCTTGGTCTGTCAGTATTCTGCCTAACTGCAAAACCGAGTATTACAACACTGCAAAG GTACAGGTCCGTACACCAAGCATACAGATGAAGATGGTTCCCACAAACACACAATTATCTTGGGGATCATACAGCGAAGAGATTCCTTCTCCAAATTATAATGGTACATTTGCCAAAGATGGACTTGTGGAACAGATAAGCATCACCAGAGACAAGACTGACTATTTTTGGTATCTGACAGA CATTACAATCAGTGCTGATGAGAAGTTCTTGAAGACTGGTGAAGACCCTCTTCTTACTATTGGGTCAGCTGGGCATGCTCTTAGTGTATTCGTTAATGGCCAGTTTGTAG GAACTGCTTATGGATCACTGGAGAAACCAAAGCTAACATTTAGTCAGAAGATCAAATTAGCTGCAGGAGTCAACAAACTTGCACTGTTGAGTATAGCAGTTGGTCTCCCG AACGTTGGCTTGCATTATGAGACTAGGAATACTGGGGTTCTTGGGCCAGTCACACTGGAGGGAGTTAACTCCGGAACATGGGACATGTCTAAATGGAAATGGTCCTACAAG ATTGGTACTAAGGGTGAAGCTCTGAGCATTCATACAGTAACCGGGAGTTCCACCGTGGAATGGAAAGAAGGAACATTAGTAGCCAAGAAACAACCTTTGACCTGGTACAAG TCTACTTTTGACACACCAGCAGGCAATGAACCATTGGCATTGGACATGAACACAATGGGGAAAGGCCAAGTTTGGATAAATGGTCAGAACATCGGACGCCACTGGCCTGCATATAAAGCTCGTGGGAAATGCGACCGCTGCAGCTATGCTGGAACTTTCAACGAGAAGAAATGTTTGAGTAACTGTGGAGAAGCTTCTCAAAGATG GTACCACGTGCCTCGTTCTTGGCTAAAGCCGTCAGCGAACCTTATAGTTGTACTTGAGGAGTGGGGTGGTGACCCCAATGGGATCTCTCTTGTACGAAGAACATCCAAGAAAATAGCTTCTGAGTCCATCTTTTCAGGGTAA
- the LOC106402214 gene encoding beta-galactosidase 12 isoform X2, whose product MGLNFGNKAWVFLGIICCSLLICSVKAMVTYDHKAVIINGQRRILLSGSIHYPRSTPEMWPDLIQKAKDGGLDVIQTYVFWNGHEPSPGQYYFEDRYDLVKFVKLVQQAGLYVHLRIGPYVCAEWNFGGFPVWLKYVPGMAFRTDNEPFKAAMQKFTEKIVGMMKEEKLFETQGGPIILSQIENEYGPIEWEIGAPGKAYTKWAAQMAEGLSTGVPWIMCKQDDAPDSIINTCNGYYCENFKPNSDNKPKMWTENWTGWFSEFGGAVPYRPAEDIAFSVARFIQNGGSFINYYMYHGGTNFDRTAGEFMATSYDYDAPLDEYGLPREPKYSHLTKLHKVIKLCEPALVSVDPTVTSLGDKQEAHVFKSKSSCAAFLSNYNTSSAARVSFGGATYDLPPWSVSILPNCKTEYYNTAKVRTPSIQMKMVPTNTQLSWGSYSEEIPSPNYNGTFAKDGLVEQISITRDKTDYFWYLTDITISADEKFLKTGEDPLLTIGSAGHALSVFVNGQFVGTAYGSLEKPKLTFSQKIKLAAGVNKLALLSIAVGLPNVGLHYETRNTGVLGPVTLEGVNSGTWDMSKWKWSYKIGTKGEALSIHTVTGSSTVEWKEGTLVAKKQPLTWYKSTFDTPAGNEPLALDMNTMGKGQVWINGQNIGRHWPAYKARGKCDRCSYAGTFNEKKCLSNCGEASQRWYHVPRSWLKPSANLIVVLEEWGGDPNGISLVRRTSKKIASESIFSG is encoded by the exons ATGGGGTTGAATTTTGGGAATAAGGCTTGGGTTTTTCTGGGTATTATTTGTTGTTCATTGTTGATTTGTTCAGTTAAAGCAATGGTCACTTACGATCATAAAGCCGTGATCATCAATGGTCAGAGAAGGATCCTTCTATCTGGCTCCATTCACTACCCAAGAAGCACACCTGAG ATGTGGCCTGATCTTATACAGAAGGCCAAAGATGGAGGCTTGGATGTGATACAGACTTACGTTTTCTGGAATGGGCATGAACCTTCTCCTGGACAA TACTATTTTGAGGACAGATATGATCTGGTTAAGTTCGTTAAGCTGGTACAACAAGCTGGTCTGTATGTTCATCTCAGAATTGGTCCTTACGTTTGTGCCGAATGGAACTTTGG AGGGTTTCCTGTTTGGCTCAAATATGTTCCCGGTATGGCATTTAGGACTGACAATGAACCTTTCAAG GCTGCAATGCAAAAATTCActgagaagattgtggggatgatgaaagaagaaaaattgtTTGAGACCCAAGGAGGACCCATCATTCTGTCACAG ATAGAGAATGAGTATGGACCAATAGAGTGGGAGATAGGAGCACCAGGAAAGGCATACACAAAATGGGCAGCTCAAATGGCAGAAGGACTCTCCACAGGTGTCCCATGGATTATGTGCAAGCAAGATGATGCTCCTGACTCCATt ATAAATACATGCAATGGGTATTATTGTGAGAATTTCAAACCAAATTCAGACAACAAGCCGAAGATGTGGACAGAAAACTGGACTGGTTG gtTCTCGGAGTTTGGAGGTGCGGTACCATACAGACCAGCCGAAGACATTGCCTTCTCTGTGGCTCGCTTCATACAGAACGGTGGCTCCTTCATCAATTACTATATG TACCACGGAGGAACGAACTTCGACAGAACAGCCGGTGAGTTCATGGCTACTAGCTATGACTACGACGCTCCGCTCGATGAATACG GGTTACCGAGAGAACCTAAGTATAGTCACTTGACGAAGTTACATAAGGTCATCAAGCTCTGTGAGCCAGCATTGGTCTCTGTTGATCCTACAGTCACATCCCTCGGCGATAAACAAGaa gcTCATGTGTTCAAATCCAAGTCATCTTGCGCTGCTTTCCTCTCAAACTACAACACTAGTTCTGCTGCAAGAGTCTCCTTCGGGGGAGCTACATATGATCTACCTCCTTGGTCTGTCAGTATTCTGCCTAACTGCAAAACCGAGTATTACAACACTGCAAAG GTCCGTACACCAAGCATACAGATGAAGATGGTTCCCACAAACACACAATTATCTTGGGGATCATACAGCGAAGAGATTCCTTCTCCAAATTATAATGGTACATTTGCCAAAGATGGACTTGTGGAACAGATAAGCATCACCAGAGACAAGACTGACTATTTTTGGTATCTGACAGA CATTACAATCAGTGCTGATGAGAAGTTCTTGAAGACTGGTGAAGACCCTCTTCTTACTATTGGGTCAGCTGGGCATGCTCTTAGTGTATTCGTTAATGGCCAGTTTGTAG GAACTGCTTATGGATCACTGGAGAAACCAAAGCTAACATTTAGTCAGAAGATCAAATTAGCTGCAGGAGTCAACAAACTTGCACTGTTGAGTATAGCAGTTGGTCTCCCG AACGTTGGCTTGCATTATGAGACTAGGAATACTGGGGTTCTTGGGCCAGTCACACTGGAGGGAGTTAACTCCGGAACATGGGACATGTCTAAATGGAAATGGTCCTACAAG ATTGGTACTAAGGGTGAAGCTCTGAGCATTCATACAGTAACCGGGAGTTCCACCGTGGAATGGAAAGAAGGAACATTAGTAGCCAAGAAACAACCTTTGACCTGGTACAAG TCTACTTTTGACACACCAGCAGGCAATGAACCATTGGCATTGGACATGAACACAATGGGGAAAGGCCAAGTTTGGATAAATGGTCAGAACATCGGACGCCACTGGCCTGCATATAAAGCTCGTGGGAAATGCGACCGCTGCAGCTATGCTGGAACTTTCAACGAGAAGAAATGTTTGAGTAACTGTGGAGAAGCTTCTCAAAGATG GTACCACGTGCCTCGTTCTTGGCTAAAGCCGTCAGCGAACCTTATAGTTGTACTTGAGGAGTGGGGTGGTGACCCCAATGGGATCTCTCTTGTACGAAGAACATCCAAGAAAATAGCTTCTGAGTCCATCTTTTCAGGGTAA